Below is a window of Terriglobus sp. RCC_193 DNA.
TTTGAGACACCAGTCGTTGATGACCGCGACGTGCGTTGCTCCGAGTTCCGTGGGGCCGAACCGTGTCGCTGCTGCGATAAGGACTTTTGCGCACTGGTGGTTCGTGGATGACTTTGAGAATCGGAGGAATGGCGCGAGGGCGATTGCAAGAATCGGCCCCCGCGCTGCTGAGGGCGGGTTTTCTTCTTCTGTGCCTCCTCAAAGGCAATGGCTTCTTCAGCCGTTTCGAACGATTTTCGTTTGCGGACACCCTTGCGATCTCTCCAATCAGCAAGGTACTTATTTCCTTTTTGAAACATCAGGACACCTCTGGACACCTTATCGGCGATGATTTCCCGCATAAGTAGTAGGCTTTTGAAGATGCCGCGCATCTACCTTGACGCCAATGCGACCACGCCCGTGCTGCCAGATGTGCTGCGTGCGATGGAACCGCATTGGAATGCGCGTTTCGGCAACGCCAGCGCCGTCCACGCCTTCGGTCGCGATGCACGCGACGCCGTGGATGCTGCACGTGATCAGGTGGCTGCTCTTATCGGCGGCAAGCCAGCGGAAGTCACTTTCACCAGCGGCGGCACGGAGAGCGATAACCTTGCACTCTTCGGCATCCTGAAGCCTGGCGACCATCTCATCGTCAGCGCCGTTGAGCATGACGCGGTATTGCACGCCGCGGATACACTGGAAGCAACGGGCGTCGCCGTCACACGTGTGCTTCCTGACAGCGAAGGGGTCATCCAGCCGGAAGCCATCGCTGCCGCCATGCAGCCGAACACGCGTCTCGTCAGCGTGATGCTGGCGAACAATGAAACCGGCGTGATCCAGCCCATTGCGAAGATCGGCAAGATTGCGCACAAGCACGATGCCCTGCTGCATACCGACGCCGTACAGGCCGCCGGAAAAATTCCAGTCCATGTGGATTACCTGCGCTGCGATCTGCTGAGTCTCTCCGCGCACAAGATGCATGCGCCGCAGGGCGTAGGCGCGCTGTGGGTACGCAAAGGCGTCACACTGCGGCCCATGCTGCACGGTGGCACGCATGAACGCCGACGCCGTGCCGGAACGGAAAATGTGCCGGGCATCGTCGGATTCGGAGCAGCAGCCGCATTGGCCTCCGAATGGCTTGCCAGCGAAGGTCCACAACAACTGCAACAGCGGCGCGACCGCCTGCAAACAGCTCTGCTCGACTTAGGCGATGCCGCCATCAACAGCGGCAATGCGGAGCGCGTCCCCAACACGCTCTCCATCCGTTTCGCAGGCGTCAACGCCGAAGAACTGGTGATTGCACTGGACTTGCAGGGACTTGCCATCAGCGGCGGATCGGCCTGCCAGAGCGGCGCCATTGAGCCATCGCATGTGCTCCGCGCTATGGGTTTGAACGATGAAGAAGCGCACACCAGCGTGCGCTTCTCGCTTTCGCGGCTGACCACGGACGAGGAAGTGGACCGCGCCATCGCCATCACCTCCACCGCTGTCCGTCGCCTGCGGTCGCTGTAATCCTGCATCTGCGACAAAAACCTGCGAAAATAAAGGGTAATGGCCACCACGGCACCCAACCCGGCGGAGCACGCATTTCCCGCTCCTGATCCCGCATCCACCATCGCAGTTGCGATGAGCGGCGGCGTGGACTCGTCTGCCGTGGCCGCTCTTTTGCAGCAGCAGGGATACACGCTGGTGGGCCTCACCTTGCAGCTATGGGATCAGCGCCGTCTCTCCGGCAAGGACGGCATTCCGGAACAGGTAACAGGCCGTTGCTGTTCGCTCGATGACGTCTACGATGCGCGTCGTGTCGCCGGTCAGCTTGGCATTCCATACTACGTGGTCAATCAGCAGCGCCGTTTTGAAGCAGACGTGGTGCAGCCGTTTGTAAACGACTACCTTGCAGGCCGCACGCCCATTCCCTGCACGCTCTGCAACAATCACCTGAAGTTCGACGAGCTATTGAAGACCGCGCGAGGCATTGGCGCAGAGCGCGTGGCCACCGGGCATTACGCTCGCGTGCGCTTTGACGAAGAGCGTGGCCGCTGGCTGCTGCTCCGTCCGGCGGACCGCAGCAAGGACCAGACTTACTTCCTCTTCGGTCTCACGCAGGAGCAGCTCAGCCGCACCATCTTCCCGCTCGGCGAAATGCAGAAGCCTGCCGTGCGCGCTATGGCCGAGGAGCAGGGTCTGCGCGTGGCGCAAAAGCCGGACTCGCAGGAGATCTGCTTTATCCCCGGCGGCGATTACAAGGCATTCCTGCACGCCTACCTGGAAGAGCAGGGCCGCGAGATGCCCGAAACATCAGGCGAA
It encodes the following:
- the mnmA gene encoding tRNA 2-thiouridine(34) synthase MnmA, which codes for MATTAPNPAEHAFPAPDPASTIAVAMSGGVDSSAVAALLQQQGYTLVGLTLQLWDQRRLSGKDGIPEQVTGRCCSLDDVYDARRVAGQLGIPYYVVNQQRRFEADVVQPFVNDYLAGRTPIPCTLCNNHLKFDELLKTARGIGAERVATGHYARVRFDEERGRWLLLRPADRSKDQTYFLFGLTQEQLSRTIFPLGEMQKPAVRAMAEEQGLRVAQKPDSQEICFIPGGDYKAFLHAYLEEQGREMPETSGELVTASGDVVGSHTGIHNFTVGQRKGIQQQLNHHPAEPFYVLGIEPASNRVVVGHEEELHQTRGVADRVNWISIDMLREPMRIQAKIRHRHEPANATIYPLEEGRVEIVFDEPQRAITPGQAAMFFDGDIVVGGGWLV
- a CDS encoding cysteine desulfurase family protein, with the protein product MPRIYLDANATTPVLPDVLRAMEPHWNARFGNASAVHAFGRDARDAVDAARDQVAALIGGKPAEVTFTSGGTESDNLALFGILKPGDHLIVSAVEHDAVLHAADTLEATGVAVTRVLPDSEGVIQPEAIAAAMQPNTRLVSVMLANNETGVIQPIAKIGKIAHKHDALLHTDAVQAAGKIPVHVDYLRCDLLSLSAHKMHAPQGVGALWVRKGVTLRPMLHGGTHERRRRAGTENVPGIVGFGAAAALASEWLASEGPQQLQQRRDRLQTALLDLGDAAINSGNAERVPNTLSIRFAGVNAEELVIALDLQGLAISGGSACQSGAIEPSHVLRAMGLNDEEAHTSVRFSLSRLTTDEEVDRAIAITSTAVRRLRSL